In Apus apus isolate bApuApu2 chromosome 27, bApuApu2.pri.cur, whole genome shotgun sequence, the following proteins share a genomic window:
- the UBQLN4 gene encoding ubiquilin-4 isoform X2: MAEPSGGGGGSGPGGEGEAAPGGPGGALIRVTVKTPKDKEEIVIADGASVREFKEEISRRFKAKQDQLVLIFAGKILKDGDTLNQHGIKDGLTVHLVIKTPQKVQDSTSAASAPNAAAAPTATPSSPAATSQPSTSSNSASEAGGGRRSSGSGTMGGPGDGGPNSAASILSGFGGITGLGNLGMGSANFMELQQQMQRQLMSNPEMLSQIMENPLVQNMMSNPDLMRQMIMANPQMQQLMERNPEISHMLNNPELMRQTMELARNPAMMQEMMRNQDRALSNLESIPGGYNALRRMYTDIQEPMFSAAREQFGNNPFSSLTGNSDSSSSQPLRTENREPLPNPWSPTPPASQSQAPSSDGSTGSATTQSTPTVSNPFGLNAAGIGAGMFNSPEMQGLLQQISENPQLMQNMISAPYMRSMMQTLAQNPDFAAQMQNPDSLSILTNPRAMQALLQIQQGLQTLQTEAPGLVPSLGSFGMPRMPPTSTGGSTIPENPVPSASTPASASPAGGGNPQQQLMQQMIQLLAGGSSQAQSPEVRFQQQLEQLNAMGFINREANLQALIATGGDINAAIERLLGSQPS, translated from the exons ATGGCGGAGccgagcggcggcggcggcgggtcCGGCCCCGGCGGGGAGGGCGAGGCGGCCCCGGGAGGCCCCGGGGGGGCGCTGATCCGCGTCACGGTGAAGACCCCGAAGGACAAGGAGGAGATCGTCATCGCGGACGGCGCCTCCGTGCGCGAG ttcaaagaaGAGATTTCCAGGCGGTTTAAAGCCAAACAGGATCAGCTGGTTCTGATCTTTGCTGGGAAGATCCTGAAGGATGGAGACACGTTGAATCAACATGGGATCAAAGATGGGCTGACTGTGCACTTGGTCATCAAGACTCCACAGAA gGTCCAAGATTCAAcgtctgctgcctctgcccccaacgctgctgctgcccccactgccaccccctcttctcctgctgccacaTCCCAGCCTTCCACGTCCAGCAACTCCGCTTCCGAGGCGGGGGGCGGCAGGCGGAGCAGCGGGTCAGGGACCATGGGAGGTCCTGGGGATGGAGGCCCTAACAGTGCTGCATCCATCCTGT CTGGCTTTGGTGGCATCACTGGGCTGGGAAACCTTGGGATGGGCTCTGCCAACTtcatggagctgcagcagcagatgcagcgGCAGCTGATGTCCAACCCAGAGATGCTTTCTCAGATCATGGAGAATCCCTTGGTTCAGAACATGATGTCCAACCCTGACCTGATGAGACAGATGATCATGGCCAACCCTCAGATGCAGCAGCTCATGGAGAGGAATCCAGAGATAAGCCACATGCTGAACAACCCGGAGCTCATGAGGCAG aCGATGGAATTGGCTCGTAACCCTGCCATGATGCAGGAGATGATGCGGAACCAGGACCGTGCTTTGAGTAACCTGGAGAGCATTCCAGGAGGATACAACGCCCTGCGCCGCATGTACACGGACATCCAGGAGCCCATGTTCAGTGCAGCCAGGGAGCAG TTTGGCAACaatcctttctcttccttgacGGGGAATTCTGACAGCTCAAGCTCTCAGCCCCTGCGGACGGAGAACAGGGAGCCCCTGCCCAACCCCTGGAGCCCCACGCCCCCGGCGTCCCAGAGCCAGGCGCCCAGCAGTGATGGGAGCACTGGCTCAGCCACCACCCAGAGCACACCCACTGTGTCCAACCCCTTTGGGCTGAATGCTGCTGGCATTGGGGCTG GCATGTTCAACAGCCCAGAGATGCAAGGCCTCCTGCAGCAGATTTCTGAAAACCCTCAGCTGATGCAGAACATGATCTCTGCCCCTTACATGCGGAGCATGATGCAAACTCTTGCCCAGAACCCAGACTTTGCAGCACAG ATGCAGAACCCAGACTCCCTCTCCATCCTCACCAACCCCCGCGCCATGCAGGCGCTTCTCCAGATCCAGCAGGGGCTCCAGACGCTGCAGACGGAGGCCCCAGGACTCGTGCCAAG cctcgGCTCCTTCGGCATGCCTCGGATGCCCCCGACCTCCACGGGAGGAAGCACAATCCCGGAGAACCCTGTTCCCTCCGCTTCGACGCCGGCCAGTGCCTCTCCAGCTGGGGGTGGAAACCCCCAACAGCAGCTCATGCAGCAGATGATCCAGCTGCTGGCCGGAGGAAGCTCTCAA GCGCAGAGTCCCGAAGTGCGATtccaacagcagctggagcagctgaacGCCATGGGCTTCATCAACAGGGAGGCCAACCTGCAGGCACTCATTGCCACTGGGGGGGACATCAACGCAGCTATTGAGAGACTGCTGGGCTCCCAGCCCTCCTAA
- the UBQLN4 gene encoding ubiquilin-4 isoform X1, with protein sequence MAEPSGGGGGSGPGGEGEAAPGGPGGALIRVTVKTPKDKEEIVIADGASVREFKEEISRRFKAKQDQLVLIFAGKILKDGDTLNQHGIKDGLTVHLVIKTPQKVQDSTSAASAPNAAAAPTATPSSPAATSQPSTSSNSASEAGGGRRSSGSGTMGGPGDGGPNSAASILSGFGGITGLGNLGMGSANFMELQQQMQRQLMSNPEMLSQIMENPLVQNMMSNPDLMRQMIMANPQMQQLMERNPEISHMLNNPELMRQTMELARNPAMMQEMMRNQDRALSNLESIPGGYNALRRMYTDIQEPMFSAAREQFGNNPFSSLTGNSDSSSSQPLRTENREPLPNPWSPTPPASQSQAPSSDGSTGSATTQSTPTVSNPFGLNAAGIGAGMFNSPEMQGLLQQISENPQLMQNMISAPYMRSMMQTLAQNPDFAAQIMVNVPLFAGNPQLQEQLRLQLPVFLQQMQNPDSLSILTNPRAMQALLQIQQGLQTLQTEAPGLVPSLGSFGMPRMPPTSTGGSTIPENPVPSASTPASASPAGGGNPQQQLMQQMIQLLAGGSSQAQSPEVRFQQQLEQLNAMGFINREANLQALIATGGDINAAIERLLGSQPS encoded by the exons ATGGCGGAGccgagcggcggcggcggcgggtcCGGCCCCGGCGGGGAGGGCGAGGCGGCCCCGGGAGGCCCCGGGGGGGCGCTGATCCGCGTCACGGTGAAGACCCCGAAGGACAAGGAGGAGATCGTCATCGCGGACGGCGCCTCCGTGCGCGAG ttcaaagaaGAGATTTCCAGGCGGTTTAAAGCCAAACAGGATCAGCTGGTTCTGATCTTTGCTGGGAAGATCCTGAAGGATGGAGACACGTTGAATCAACATGGGATCAAAGATGGGCTGACTGTGCACTTGGTCATCAAGACTCCACAGAA gGTCCAAGATTCAAcgtctgctgcctctgcccccaacgctgctgctgcccccactgccaccccctcttctcctgctgccacaTCCCAGCCTTCCACGTCCAGCAACTCCGCTTCCGAGGCGGGGGGCGGCAGGCGGAGCAGCGGGTCAGGGACCATGGGAGGTCCTGGGGATGGAGGCCCTAACAGTGCTGCATCCATCCTGT CTGGCTTTGGTGGCATCACTGGGCTGGGAAACCTTGGGATGGGCTCTGCCAACTtcatggagctgcagcagcagatgcagcgGCAGCTGATGTCCAACCCAGAGATGCTTTCTCAGATCATGGAGAATCCCTTGGTTCAGAACATGATGTCCAACCCTGACCTGATGAGACAGATGATCATGGCCAACCCTCAGATGCAGCAGCTCATGGAGAGGAATCCAGAGATAAGCCACATGCTGAACAACCCGGAGCTCATGAGGCAG aCGATGGAATTGGCTCGTAACCCTGCCATGATGCAGGAGATGATGCGGAACCAGGACCGTGCTTTGAGTAACCTGGAGAGCATTCCAGGAGGATACAACGCCCTGCGCCGCATGTACACGGACATCCAGGAGCCCATGTTCAGTGCAGCCAGGGAGCAG TTTGGCAACaatcctttctcttccttgacGGGGAATTCTGACAGCTCAAGCTCTCAGCCCCTGCGGACGGAGAACAGGGAGCCCCTGCCCAACCCCTGGAGCCCCACGCCCCCGGCGTCCCAGAGCCAGGCGCCCAGCAGTGATGGGAGCACTGGCTCAGCCACCACCCAGAGCACACCCACTGTGTCCAACCCCTTTGGGCTGAATGCTGCTGGCATTGGGGCTG GCATGTTCAACAGCCCAGAGATGCAAGGCCTCCTGCAGCAGATTTCTGAAAACCCTCAGCTGATGCAGAACATGATCTCTGCCCCTTACATGCGGAGCATGATGCAAACTCTTGCCCAGAACCCAGACTTTGCAGCACAG ATCATGGTAAATGTCCCCCTCTTTGCTGGGAATCCACAGCTTCAAGAACAGCTCCGCCTTCAGCTCCCTGTCTTCCTGCAGCAG ATGCAGAACCCAGACTCCCTCTCCATCCTCACCAACCCCCGCGCCATGCAGGCGCTTCTCCAGATCCAGCAGGGGCTCCAGACGCTGCAGACGGAGGCCCCAGGACTCGTGCCAAG cctcgGCTCCTTCGGCATGCCTCGGATGCCCCCGACCTCCACGGGAGGAAGCACAATCCCGGAGAACCCTGTTCCCTCCGCTTCGACGCCGGCCAGTGCCTCTCCAGCTGGGGGTGGAAACCCCCAACAGCAGCTCATGCAGCAGATGATCCAGCTGCTGGCCGGAGGAAGCTCTCAA GCGCAGAGTCCCGAAGTGCGATtccaacagcagctggagcagctgaacGCCATGGGCTTCATCAACAGGGAGGCCAACCTGCAGGCACTCATTGCCACTGGGGGGGACATCAACGCAGCTATTGAGAGACTGCTGGGCTCCCAGCCCTCCTAA